The following is a genomic window from Lysinibacillus sp. JNUCC-52.
TCATTGTTTGAAGTTGTCTTTTCTATCGAGCGTAAATGGGCAAACGAGTGGAATAATCATAATGCACTCGGCTTTTCAAAATCCCATATTTTAATTTTAGACTACTTATCGCAGGAGGGACCAAAGCGCCCTTCTGCAATAGCAGAGCGCTTAAAGGTAACAACTGGTGGCGTCACGGTATTAACGACCAAGCTAATTAATGCTGGTTTTATTGAAAAAACGCAGCATGCTACTGATCGTAGAGCCTCACAATTAGTTATTACTACTGATGGTGAAGAAATACTTAAAGAATCCCGTCAACAGGTTAGCGAAATTATTAACAATATGTTTGGCATGCTCTCAGCAGAAGAGGTGCAAACGTTACGTGATATTTTCGCTAAATGCTTACTATCTGTTGATACACATCGGCAAGATTAAATTTCATCTTTGTGTAAAAACACGAAAAAGGACGCATCGCAAATTTTCTTTGCAGTGCATCCTTTTTTGGATTGGCCGAACGAATACTTCCGTCTAAGTAGTTATAGTTGTGCGACCAATATTTTGATTACGCTGGCAGCACAGCCTCGACGATTGACACATCAGCCATTAACATTTCTTTTAAACGCGCTTTCGCACGGAATAAACGAGATTTCACTGTACCGATAGATACTTTCATAATAGTAGAAATTTCAGCAAGTGAATATTGGTCTATGTAGAAATACCATAAAGTTTTACGATAAATTGTATCTAATTGACCCATTTTGTCCTGTACTAGCTTCGTCACAATCTCTTTTTCAATTTTTTCTTCTGTAGAAATATCATTATTGGGAACCAAATCTAAAATCGGTACGTCTAATGTTTCAGGTTGGTTCATCATATACTTACTGCGTCGTACTTTTTTTCGATAGCGATCTCTAAATGTATTCATTGTAATGGTTGTAAGCCAAGCTTTAATATGTTCAACTTCGGCAACGCTATCTTCATAGCGTACAACTTTTACCCAAACTTCTTGCATTAGATCCTCTGCTTCAACATTGTTGCGAGTAAGTTTCAAACATAAATGGTATATATAACGGTTAAATTCCTCATATACGCCTTCTAATTTTTCATTCATTGTGTATTCCTCCGCTTCTTGTTCTTGCTTCTATACACATTCTCGCAAAATAATGTATTACACTCTATCGTATTGGCTTTCAATTTCATTACAATCGTGTAAGCTTAAATGCTTTCACTTGTAATATTCGTAAAAATTGTTTTACTACTATATTTCTTTTTCGTTAAAACAACACTTCTAGACAATACTCCCCTATTCTTATCACTATATTTTCAATAATAATTATTATCAGAAAATTAACTGAACATTAATAGGTATGCAAATAACAAAAAATGCACTCCTATAGTAGAAGCGCATTTATTGTTAACTTAACAGCCCTAAACGAAAAGATGAAGCAACGACCTGTGTTCGATTCTTTGCTTTGAGCTTTGTCATTAGACTACTTACATAATCCCTGACCGTATGCTCACTTAAAAATAATAAACTGGCTATTTTTTTATTATCATATCCTTCAGCAAGCAAGCCGAGTATCATCGACTCCCTTTCTGTTAAATGAAGTTCAGTATTTTTTTCTACCTTTTCACCCTTACGTGATAAAAATAAGCCTAAACGCTTTCCTACTTCCTCAAGAAGCGTTAATTCTTCCTTTGTACAATCAAATTCCTCGCCTAGCTGATCAAATGTTAGCCAGCCGAATAACTGATCCTGTCCAATAATCGGAATAAAGATAATTGAGGATAATCCAAACAATTGGATATGCTCTTCCTTGACGTAATTTTTTGGGCTTTTTAAATAAATTGGTTTTCTTGAACTAAGTATAGTGTTTTCTCCCGTTAGCTCCCCTTTCATACTTTGCACTTTAGGAAGCTCTGCACCAATAACACCATAAAATTGATTGGACCATGGGACATATGCATAAAATACGCATCTTTTATAGCTAAAATATTCTTCACATTTTTTTAAAATATAGGCTAAATCCTGATAGCCTGAGGAACTGATAAGCAATTGATCGAGCTTATCTAATAACTGTAAATGTCTTAATCCCTGATTTTCAATAGGCATCTTACTTTCGCGTTCTCCCTCACAGTCATTGTAAAGCTGTACTAGAGAAATAAATAATGATAATACATACATTAAGACGGCATTCGTTCGACTACTCTTTTGTTGAATCATAAACGTAATCAATGATTTTTCAAATATTAATTGGAATAAATTAAAGCTCTTCCTATCAATAATGGATAATTGTGATTGTAGCCATGTATTTAAAAAATACTTATCATCTCCATTTAATTCATCAATGTTTGTATGTGTTAGTAAACGTAAAAATGAATCTAATAGCAAAGCTACTCTATTTCGTTCTGTTTCGCCTATAGCAGGTTCTAGATTGAGATAAATATTCATATTCTCTTTAATTTGTTTATGATGAACTTTTATAAATAACACAAACTCTTGAAGTGTTACTTCTTCAATTGGCTGAAATGGATGCGTCATAGGAAATTCTTCTCCTTCACACTAAAATACCCCTATAAATGGAGGATATTCACTCACTATATTATACAGCATCTTATAGGATAGTATTTCAAATTGACAATAGTAAAATAAAGGTATCGCTAAACAATGCGAATACTTTTGGATCCTAAAGTAATTATATAAAAGAAATAATGAAAGGGGCATGGATGAAATGAGACTTAGAAATGCAGTAGCCATTATTACAGGTGGAGGTACAGGAATCGGGAAAGAAACTGCACTATTATTTGCCAAAGAAGGCGCCAAAATAGTTATTACTGATATAAACGAACAATCTGGTAACGACACTGTACGTGATATTCAAGCTATTGGCGGTGAAGCATTATTTGTACGCCACGATGTTAGCAATGAAGAAGACTGGAAAAAGGTCGCAGATGAAACAATCAAAACATTTAACAAAGTGGATATTCTTTTCAATAATGCAGGTATCTATATCATTAAACCACTAGCAGAAATCGAACTATCCGATTGGAACCGCTTAATGTCCATCAATGTGACAGGTGTCTTCCTAGGCATGAAACATATTATGCCACTTATGGCTAAACAAAATAAAGGCTCTGTTATTAATGCTTCTTCTATTGCTGGCTTAACAGGCGCTGCTGGACATGTATTATACGGCGCTAGTAAAGGAGCCGTTCGCATTATGACAAAAGATGCGGCAATGGAATATGCACCATATGGCGTACGTGTAAACTCTATCCATCCTGGCTATATTGATACAGGAATGGCTGACTATGCGTCAGCAACAACTGGAAGCTCTAAAGATGAATTGGGAAAAAGCATTTTCCCATTAGGACGTTTAGGCTCTGTTAAAGAAGTAGCACAAACAGTATTATTTTTAGCGTCTGAAGAGTCTTCCTTCTCAACAGGTGCAGAATTTGTCATTGATGGCGGAGCAACAGCAAAATAAAAATAAAGGTGGTCATTTACATGAAACTACAAGATAAAGTAGCAATCGTAACAGGTGGTGCTAGCGGTATCGGTGAAGCAAGCGTTCGTCTTTTTGCACAAGAAGGAGCAAAAGTAGTCATTGCTGACTTCTCTGAACGTGGACAAAGCATTTCAGATGAATTAAATAATAGTGGTTTTGATACACTCTTCGTGAAAACAGATGTAACTATCGAAGAAGATATTAAAAACATGATACATGAAACTGTGAAAAAATACGGAAAACTTGATGTGCTGTATGCCAATGCGGGTGTAGCTGACGATGCGCCAGCACATGAGTTATCTTACGAAAAATGGAAAAGAACAATTGATATCAATTTATCTGGTGTATTCCTTTCAGATAAATATGCGATTGAACAGTTCCTTGCTCAAGGTACAGGTGGTGTTATCGTTAACGCTGGTTCCATTCATAGTTTTGTAGCCTTACCAAATCCAACAGCCTACTCATCTGCAAAAGGTGGTGTAAAATTATTAACGCAAAACCTATGTACTGCTTATGCTAAACAAGGTATTCGTGTAAATGCGGTATGTCCTGGCTACATCGACACACCTCTATTGTCAGAAGTAGATGCTCAAACAAAAGAATACTTAGCATCCCTTCATCCACAAGGTCGTCTTGGTAAACCAGAAGAAATCGCTAAAGCCGTTTTATTTTTAGCAAGTGATGATGCAAGCTTTGTGAACGGTACGACCCTTCTTGTCGATGGCGGCTATACAGCCCACTAAATATGATAAAAAATCTGATTTCGATAAAACATCGATTTCAGATTTTTTTTGAATCATAGACTTAAATTAGCTGTATTATCGAGCTATCCTCTTTTACGAAACATTACAACCTAGTGAGCCTAAGCATTCATAAAAACAGAAGAAACCATTGCTATAGCAAGATTCCCCAACCACATTATGCTATACTATTTCTATTATCGAAATATTGAAAGAGGGATGCTAATATGACGCAATTACAGACGTTAGATGCTTACTTTACAGAACATCGCGAGGCACACTTAAATGAGCTAAATGAATTTTTACGTATTCCAAGTATTAGTTCGTTATCAGAACACAAGGGAGATATTCAGCAAGCTGCTGAATGGCTAGCGGATGCTTTCAAGAAACTAAATCTAGAAAACATCTCTATTACGCAAACTGCTGGACACCCTGTTGTTTATGCTGATTGGTTACATGCAGAAGGTAAACCAACGATTCTGTTTTACGGACACTACGATGTACAACCTGTAGATCCATTGCATTTATGGGAAACAGAACCGTTCAATCCTACAATTCGTGATAACAAGTTATTTGCACGTGGCGCAAGCGATGATAAAGGCCAAGTGTTTATGCACTTAAAAATGATTGAAGCGCTATTTGCGACAACAGGTACTTTGCCAGTGAACGTCAAATTCATCTATGAAGGTGAAGAAGAAATCGGAAGTCCCCACCTTCCAGCCTTTGTTGAGGAGCATAAAGAAAAATTAGCTGCAGATTTAATTTTGATTTCAGATACAGGCCTTTATGGACCTGGTAAACCTGCAGTATGCTATGGCTTACGTGGTCTTACAGGTGTACAAATTGATGTCCGCGGTGCAAAAGGTGATTTACATTCGGGCCTATACGGTGGTGGCGTGCAAAATGCCATCCATGCTTTAGCAGAAATTTTAGCATCTTTCCGCAACGAACATGGCACAATTCAAGTAGAAGGTTTCTATGACAACGTATTACCATTAACAGAAGAAGAACGTGAAGCTTACCGTGCGCTAGGTTTTGACGAAGATTCTGTAAAAGAAGAAGTTGGCGTATCAGAATTATTCGGTGAAGCTGGCTATTCTTATTTAGAACGAACTTGGGCTCGTCCAACACTAGAAGTAAACGGTGTGTTCGGTGGGTTCTCAGGCGAAGGCATTAAAACTGTACTTCCCGCTGAAGCTGGTGCAAAAATCACATGCCGACTAGTACCAAATCAAGATCCAGAAGAAATTGTTGCTTTATTAAAGGCACATATCGAAAAACATAAGCCTACTGGTGTAGACGTAACCATTTCAGAATTCGATAAAGGACGTCCATTCTTAACACCGTTTGATCACCCATTTATTCAAGCAGCTGGACGTTCATATGAAAAAGTTTATAATGTCCCAACAGCTTACACACGTGGCGGTGGTTCAATTC
Proteins encoded in this region:
- a CDS encoding RNA polymerase sigma factor, which gives rise to MNEKLEGVYEEFNRYIYHLCLKLTRNNVEAEDLMQEVWVKVVRYEDSVAEVEHIKAWLTTITMNTFRDRYRKKVRRSKYMMNQPETLDVPILDLVPNNDISTEEKIEKEIVTKLVQDKMGQLDTIYRKTLWYFYIDQYSLAEISTIMKVSIGTVKSRLFRAKARLKEMLMADVSIVEAVLPA
- a CDS encoding SDR family NAD(P)-dependent oxidoreductase, giving the protein MKLQDKVAIVTGGASGIGEASVRLFAQEGAKVVIADFSERGQSISDELNNSGFDTLFVKTDVTIEEDIKNMIHETVKKYGKLDVLYANAGVADDAPAHELSYEKWKRTIDINLSGVFLSDKYAIEQFLAQGTGGVIVNAGSIHSFVALPNPTAYSSAKGGVKLLTQNLCTAYAKQGIRVNAVCPGYIDTPLLSEVDAQTKEYLASLHPQGRLGKPEEIAKAVLFLASDDASFVNGTTLLVDGGYTAH
- a CDS encoding MarR family winged helix-turn-helix transcriptional regulator, which produces MDQEKQKAITSLFEVVFSIERKWANEWNNHNALGFSKSHILILDYLSQEGPKRPSAIAERLKVTTGGVTVLTTKLINAGFIEKTQHATDRRASQLVITTDGEEILKESRQQVSEIINNMFGMLSAEEVQTLRDIFAKCLLSVDTHRQD
- a CDS encoding dipeptidase; the encoded protein is MTQLQTLDAYFTEHREAHLNELNEFLRIPSISSLSEHKGDIQQAAEWLADAFKKLNLENISITQTAGHPVVYADWLHAEGKPTILFYGHYDVQPVDPLHLWETEPFNPTIRDNKLFARGASDDKGQVFMHLKMIEALFATTGTLPVNVKFIYEGEEEIGSPHLPAFVEEHKEKLAADLILISDTGLYGPGKPAVCYGLRGLTGVQIDVRGAKGDLHSGLYGGGVQNAIHALAEILASFRNEHGTIQVEGFYDNVLPLTEEEREAYRALGFDEDSVKEEVGVSELFGEAGYSYLERTWARPTLEVNGVFGGFSGEGIKTVLPAEAGAKITCRLVPNQDPEEIVALLKAHIEKHKPTGVDVTISEFDKGRPFLTPFDHPFIQAAGRSYEKVYNVPTAYTRGGGSIPIVAAFDEILDLPVVLMGFGLSSENFHAPNEHFHLENFDNGLRVLGDYLYEVAALQK
- a CDS encoding SDR family NAD(P)-dependent oxidoreductase — protein: MRLRNAVAIITGGGTGIGKETALLFAKEGAKIVITDINEQSGNDTVRDIQAIGGEALFVRHDVSNEEDWKKVADETIKTFNKVDILFNNAGIYIIKPLAEIELSDWNRLMSINVTGVFLGMKHIMPLMAKQNKGSVINASSIAGLTGAAGHVLYGASKGAVRIMTKDAAMEYAPYGVRVNSIHPGYIDTGMADYASATTGSSKDELGKSIFPLGRLGSVKEVAQTVLFLASEESSFSTGAEFVIDGGATAK
- a CDS encoding LuxR C-terminal-related transcriptional regulator, producing the protein MTHPFQPIEEVTLQEFVLFIKVHHKQIKENMNIYLNLEPAIGETERNRVALLLDSFLRLLTHTNIDELNGDDKYFLNTWLQSQLSIIDRKSFNLFQLIFEKSLITFMIQQKSSRTNAVLMYVLSLFISLVQLYNDCEGERESKMPIENQGLRHLQLLDKLDQLLISSSGYQDLAYILKKCEEYFSYKRCVFYAYVPWSNQFYGVIGAELPKVQSMKGELTGENTILSSRKPIYLKSPKNYVKEEHIQLFGLSSIIFIPIIGQDQLFGWLTFDQLGEEFDCTKEELTLLEEVGKRLGLFLSRKGEKVEKNTELHLTERESMILGLLAEGYDNKKIASLLFLSEHTVRDYVSSLMTKLKAKNRTQVVASSFRLGLLS